One window from the genome of Lentibacillus daqui encodes:
- a CDS encoding sporulation YhaL family protein gives MMIDKGDEDMIVGVPWWVFMLILFIFLSGYMSFRAMRAEKKLDQQFIEQQGNVYLERMREERQKRENQHKTGLS, from the coding sequence ATGATGATTGACAAGGGGGACGAGGACATGATTGTCGGGGTACCTTGGTGGGTATTTATGTTGATCCTGTTTATTTTCTTGAGCGGATATATGTCATTTCGAGCCATGCGTGCGGAAAAGAAGTTGGATCAGCAATTTATTGAACAGCAAGGGAATGTGTATCTTGAGCGAATGCGTGAAGAACGACAAAAGAGGGAAAACCAGCACAAGACGGGGCTTTCCTAG
- a CDS encoding hydrolase, producing the protein MPDQAYFYEFIPIKYDISAEERKEILTRFPPPALPDSEEYFDLQHEVQGNHVQTRVLLNDFQVQLTKTNKQFLKIRFSNNAGMIQAKMWDNQGEVDKYQPLLEKYAVFDIEGIVDEFRGHKSVTINQLTPCDEAINPFSLLAYTRQNMDDLTVELFTYLRELQPPFMDISFAAMDRFWDQFRIRPAAKGYHHNYLGGLLKHTVGLMRFARYILKLESDPFKAVMKLINVVEKAYKKELWTQFQTNEPIQQQFVWKDTIDHLYHMLQGMMGYKEATPNYDTILTSILFHDIGKLLEYDHAGKTFDTFTFLFPTADISETENRKQAGITMDALGARVGHIPYGVLMLARIIETERISLSLTEIHEMSHCILCHHGLPEWGSCIRSPQSIEGYIIHIVDFLDSRYENTEMIK; encoded by the coding sequence ATGCCGGATCAAGCATACTTTTATGAATTTATCCCGATTAAATATGACATTTCCGCTGAAGAACGCAAAGAAATTCTTACCCGGTTTCCCCCACCAGCCTTGCCAGACAGTGAGGAATACTTTGATCTACAACATGAAGTCCAGGGAAACCATGTACAAACCCGTGTGCTTTTGAATGATTTTCAGGTACAGCTTACCAAAACGAATAAACAGTTTTTAAAAATACGATTTAGTAATAATGCCGGAATGATTCAGGCAAAAATGTGGGATAACCAAGGCGAGGTAGACAAATACCAGCCGCTACTGGAAAAATATGCAGTGTTTGATATCGAGGGGATCGTTGACGAATTTCGCGGTCATAAATCCGTAACGATTAATCAGCTGACACCGTGTGATGAAGCGATTAATCCCTTCTCATTGTTGGCTTATACCAGACAAAACATGGATGACTTAACGGTTGAACTATTTACGTATCTTCGGGAATTACAACCGCCATTTATGGATATTTCATTCGCTGCAATGGACCGCTTTTGGGATCAATTCCGGATTCGGCCGGCTGCAAAAGGATACCATCACAATTATTTAGGCGGGTTATTAAAACATACGGTTGGCCTGATGCGCTTTGCCAGGTACATCCTAAAACTAGAGAGTGATCCTTTCAAAGCGGTAATGAAGCTGATCAATGTTGTCGAAAAGGCATACAAGAAGGAACTTTGGACGCAGTTTCAAACAAACGAGCCTATACAACAACAGTTTGTCTGGAAAGATACGATTGACCATCTGTACCATATGTTGCAAGGAATGATGGGGTATAAAGAGGCCACACCAAACTATGATACTATCTTAACTAGTATTCTCTTTCATGACATTGGTAAACTATTGGAATATGATCATGCCGGGAAAACATTTGATACGTTCACGTTTCTGTTTCCAACCGCTGACATTTCAGAAACTGAAAACCGTAAGCAGGCGGGAATCACCATGGATGCTTTAGGTGCCAGGGTTGGGCATATTCCGTATGGGGTACTCATGCTTGCCAGAATTATTGAAACGGAGAGAATAAGTCTTTCATTAACGGAAATTCACGAAATGTCTCACTGTATCCTATGCCATCATGGACTGCCGGAATGGGGTTCATGCATTCGATCACCACAATCCATTGAAGGGTATATTATTCATATTGTCGATTTCCTTGATAGCAGGTATGAAAATACAGAAATGATCAAGTAA
- a CDS encoding GbsR/MarR family transcriptional regulator has translation MSEDQKSKEWEKYEETIEKFIQVIAKNMNLYGITSSVGRLYGVMYFSDNPLTLDDMREALKMSKTSMSTGVRALSEMKMVESTFRRGVRKDLYRTEDDWYKSFTSLFGNRWRQHTETNIEEAEETIEELTYIAGQTNDETLKEAINNDIERLRYAQNYYKWLMKFIQVVESGEIFKYIPKNK, from the coding sequence TTGTCAGAGGATCAGAAATCAAAGGAATGGGAAAAATACGAGGAAACAATTGAAAAATTCATCCAGGTTATTGCAAAGAATATGAATTTGTATGGTATCACTTCATCTGTTGGCCGGTTATATGGCGTCATGTATTTCTCGGATAATCCATTAACATTGGACGATATGCGTGAAGCACTGAAGATGAGCAAGACAAGCATGTCAACAGGGGTTCGGGCATTATCGGAAATGAAGATGGTGGAATCCACGTTTAGACGCGGTGTCCGCAAAGATCTGTATCGGACCGAAGATGATTGGTACAAGTCGTTTACCTCACTGTTTGGCAATCGCTGGCGTCAACATACCGAAACAAATATTGAAGAAGCAGAGGAAACAATTGAGGAGTTGACCTATATTGCCGGACAAACAAACGATGAGACATTAAAAGAAGCGATTAATAACGATATTGAACGTTTACGCTATGCACAAAATTATTATAAATGGCTCATGAAATTTATCCAGGTCGTGGAGTCAGGGGAAATCTTTAAATATATTCCAAAGAATAAATAA
- a CDS encoding peptidylprolyl isomerase: protein MKKLVIALTLSAGVLGLSACTNNDSSQTVVKTDAGNITKEDFYDQLKDQAGDQVLQQMVTEKVLNDKYDVSDKAVDKEVKKAKDQMGDQFEMALQQQGIKDEDEFRHMVRLSMLQEQALSEDIDIPEKEIKQHYDRMKEQIKASHILVDDKKTAEKVEKELDNGGDFAKLAKKYSTDKASAEKGGDLGYFSVGKMDPAFEDAAYSMKKGEISDPVKSQFGYHIIKVTGKKKSDQDVGKYEDVKDDIRREIINQKVDPQKAQQKIDKLMKDADIKVEDKQFKGLFNSDDDNAKDQKEDKDKK, encoded by the coding sequence ATGAAAAAACTAGTCATTGCTCTCACATTATCAGCTGGTGTCCTTGGACTGTCCGCATGTACAAACAATGATTCATCACAGACAGTTGTCAAAACTGATGCCGGCAATATAACTAAAGAAGATTTTTATGATCAATTAAAGGATCAGGCCGGTGATCAGGTTCTACAGCAAATGGTAACCGAGAAAGTATTAAACGACAAATACGATGTTTCCGATAAAGCAGTGGATAAAGAAGTGAAGAAAGCCAAAGACCAAATGGGCGATCAATTTGAGATGGCCTTGCAACAACAGGGAATTAAAGATGAAGACGAGTTCCGTCACATGGTTCGCCTCAGTATGTTACAAGAGCAGGCTCTTTCCGAGGATATCGATATTCCGGAAAAAGAAATCAAACAACATTACGATCGCATGAAAGAACAAATCAAGGCATCACACATTCTTGTTGACGATAAAAAAACTGCGGAAAAGGTCGAAAAAGAATTGGATAACGGCGGTGATTTCGCCAAGTTGGCCAAGAAGTATTCCACAGACAAAGCTTCTGCCGAAAAGGGTGGTGACTTGGGTTACTTCTCAGTCGGAAAAATGGATCCCGCATTTGAAGACGCGGCCTACAGCATGAAAAAAGGTGAAATCAGTGATCCAGTTAAATCCCAATTTGGTTACCACATCATTAAAGTAACCGGCAAGAAAAAATCCGATCAGGACGTTGGCAAATATGAAGATGTAAAGGATGACATTCGTCGCGAGATCATAAACCAAAAAGTGGATCCACAAAAAGCACAGCAAAAAATTGATAAACTTATGAAAGATGCTGATATCAAAGTGGAAGACAAACAATTTAAGGGATTGTTTAACTCAGACGATGATAACGCCAAGGATCAAAAAGAAGATAAAGATAAAAAATAA